From a region of the Ovis aries strain OAR_USU_Benz2616 breed Rambouillet chromosome 2, ARS-UI_Ramb_v3.0, whole genome shotgun sequence genome:
- the LOC105609988 gene encoding thymosin beta-4-like — protein MSDKPNVAEIEKSDKSKLKKTETQEKNPLPSKETIEREKKAGKS, from the coding sequence ATGTCTGACAAACCCAATGTGGCTGAGATTGAGAAGTCCGATAAAtcgaaattgaagaaaacagaaacgCAAGAGAAAAATCCACTGCCTTCAAAAGAAACTATTGAACGGGAGAAGAAAGCAGGCAAGTCGTAA